A window from Drosophila kikkawai strain 14028-0561.14 chromosome 2L, DkikHiC1v2, whole genome shotgun sequence encodes these proteins:
- the Ufd4 gene encoding E3 ubiquitin-protein ligase Ufd4, which translates to MGDVDPETLLEWLSMGQGDERDMQLIALEQLCMLLLMSDNVDRCFESCPPRTFLPALCKIFLDELAPENVLEVTARAITYYLDVSAECTRRIVSIDGAIKAICNHLVVADLSSRTSRDLAEQCIKVLELICTREAGAVFEGGGLNCVLSFIRDCGSQVHKDTLHSAMSVVSRLCTKVEPNTPCIQNCVESLSTLLQHEDAMVSDGALKCFASVADRFTRKWVDPAPLAEYGLTEELLKRLKSVGGSSPHSGAAAAAQPAAPPANSSDAINENVATGANATKVKSSSDAAASPQSISTTISLLSTLCRGSPSITHDILRSQLADALERALQGDERCVLDCMRFADLLLLLLFEGRQALNRGGGGAGGGSNNNPNQGQLAPRPRRNNTNTDRTHRQLIDCIRSKDSEALREAIESGGIDVNCMDDVGQTLLNWASAFGTLEMVEYLCEKGADVNKGQRSSSLHYAACFGRPAIAKILLKFGAYPDLRDEDGKTPLDKARERLDDGHREVAAILQSPGEWMSPDHSLLNKDGKKGTLMEPRGDPEMAPIYLKVLLPIFCRTFLGSMLGSVRRASLALIKKIVQYAYPTVLQSLSESGYSDEGHASTSSGQNGGNLLIEVIASVLDNEDDDDGHLIVLNIIEEIMCKTQEEFLDHFARLGVFAKVQALMDTDAEDLYVQSSSGSADEMASSAQKSLTNVVVSPRATLEDPMEDAKEILQGKPYHWREWSICRGRDCLYVWSDSVALELSNGSNGWFRFIIDGKLATMYSSGSPENGNDSSENRGEFLEKLMRARSCVIPGVVSQPILPTASALRLVVGNWVLQSHKTNQLQIHNTEGHQVTVLQDDLPGFIFESNRGTKHTFTAETVLGPDFASGWSTAKKKRNKSKTEGQKFQVRNLSREIYNKYFKSAQTVPRGAVAILTDIVKQIEVSFEEQHMAPNGSWDETLSGALTKLCQLIHEDGVVSAYEMHSSGLVQALVAVLSVNPWENNSKRNKMQKQRVAVFKKCILEDSAESARTKSTASILIQKLVSVLESTEKLPIYLYDTPCTGYSLQILQKRLRFRLERAECESTLFDRSGRTLKMEPLATIGQLSKYLLKMVAKQWYDLDRSTYFYLKKIREHRPGLVFSHSFDFDEEGLLFYIGTNAKTCDWVNPAQYGLVQVTSSEGKTLPYGKLEDILSRDSISLNCHTKDNKKAWFAIDLGVYIIPTAYTLRHARGYGRSALRNWLLQGSKDGLTWTTLSAHADDKSLIEPGSTATWPITCAALDDSIRYRHIRIQQNGRNASGQTHYLSLSGFEIYGRVVGVADDIGKSVKEAEAKIRRERRQIRAQLKHMTTGARVIRGVDWRWEDQDGCGGEGTITGEIHNGWIDVKWDHGVRNSYRMGAEGKYDLKLADGEYLSIFEGNQSSATGTMKVNDKTNTTALTSRKSSSTPSLPEATEKNQNHHPEVGASNQTVSADNLAWKQAVVVETIAENVFASAKTQIISTNQLATASSREVRPKHKESGTSPMHKDNISGPSPLSRDLEHISDLSAINNSMPAINSGIVSDLATISENLSLADLESKENVCSKPSEIRDPSDIQTPAPRESSDIKNISNIEENNKMNANNSVNKISKELLVNLRTTNNTVTQLSTEALEMIDKMRDGVDMIRNNSNNILSTDTFPASCANLGLKKQPKGQGLIKAEEKNAKKPSSVVSLKPAAAAGAAAPPPQQPSADSQISSESVPVPSQMMSISVPNLTTTSASEVPTTSEVATMHTGLLETFAAIARRRTSQGTTNIQDNQIMNAADVVNVSEHGGDQNASGSFLGHSVTSLVKLALSSNFHSGLLSTAQSYPSLSSNNTINTAPSSNHPSTNTSAGQQSASTINHTLTMSLTSTSSDSEQVSLEDFLESCRAPALLGDLDDEDDMDEDNDEEENEDEYEEVGNTLLQVMVSRNLLTFMDDEALENRLVGVTTKRKSWDDEFVLKRQFSALIPAFDPRPGRTNVNQTSDLELPPIGAEESPKPQPSGHETIEQPLLGLKLRGPGIGGIPEVEIDLNNTDWTIFRAVQELLQCSQLNKLDKFRKIWEPTYTIVYREVSPEAQETVEDLAQTPDVSSKSGASTLSPNSPMHLGFNIADNNHMCSVDDVLELLTQINALNQNDIENSDMEHGGGPPLSEDLFISKKITNKLQQQIQDPLVLSSNALPNWCENLNQSCPFLFPFETRQLYFNCTSFGASRSIVCLQSQRDVTVERQRIPIMSPRRDDHEFRIGRLKHERVKVPRNEDLLKWAMQVMKTHSNRKSVLEVEFLDEEGTGLGPTLEFYALVAAEIQRSDLCMWLCDEELGQDKEIPPDAIEASSKPVGYYVNRREHGLFPAPLPQNTEISEKVLKYFWFFGVFVAKVLQDMRLVDIPLSTSFLQLLCHNKVLSRNLHKVISDRRNGDLSVVSEEESDILDTCTKLLRTDGNKSNAFGGILSLENLKEIDPTRYQFLQELQNLIMRKQAIDFDDTLSAERKQELIDELKLHTQNGLEVSLEDLALTFTYSPSSSVYGYEQADLLPDGSSVNVTINNLEAYCELLMNFILQDGIAQQMKAFSDGFNEVFPLKKLAAFTPSEARMMICGEQFPHWSREDIISYTEPKLGYNKDSPGFQRFVNVLLSMSGDERKAFLQFTTGCSSLPPGGLANLHPRLTVVRKVDAGVGSYPSVNTCVHYLKLPDYPTEEIMKERLLTATKEKGFHLN; encoded by the exons ATGGGCGATGTCGATCCCGAGACTCTGTTGGAATGGCTGTCCATGGGACAGGGCGATGAGCGGGACATGCAATTGATAGCCCTGGAGCAGCTCTGCATGCTGCTCCTGATGTCCGACAATGTGGATCGTTGCTTTGAAAG CTGTCCACCGCGCACATTCTTGCCGGCGCTGTGCAAAATTTTCCTGGATGAACTGGCACCCGAAAACGTGCTCGAGGTTACGGCGCGAGCCATTACCTATTACCTGGACGTTTCGGCCGAGTGCACCCGTCGCATCGTGTCGATTGATGGCGCCATCAAGGCCATTTGCAATCATCTTGTGGTTGCGGATCTTTCGTCGCGCACATCCCGCGATCTCGCCGAGCAGTGCATCAAGGTGCTCGAGCTGATTTGCACCCGTGAAGCGGGCGCTGTTTTCGAGGGCGGCGGCCTCAACTGTGTCCTCTCCTTCATCCGTGACTGTGGCTCGCAGGTGCACAAGGACACGCTGCACTCGGCCATGTCCGTGGTGTCGCGGTTGTGCACCAAAGTGGAGCCCAACACGCCGTGCATACAGAACTGCGTGGAGAGCCTGAGCACGCTGCTGCAGCACGAGGATGCCATGGTATCCGATGGCGCCCTCAAGTGTTTCGCCTCTGTGGCCGACCGTTTCACCCGAAAGTGGGTGGACCCTGCGCCACTGGCCGAGTACGGCCTCACCGAGGAGCTGTTGAAGCGTCTGAAGAGTGTGGGAGGCAGCAGCCCACACTCGggagctgctgcggctgctcaGCCGGCTGCCCCGCCCGCAAACTCCTCGGATGCCATCAATGAGAACGTGGCCACGGGTGCCAATGCCACCAAAGTAAAGTCATCTTCCGATGCGGCTGCATCCCCGCAATCCATATCCACTACGATTTCCTTACTGTCCACACTCTGCCGCGGTTCACCATCGATTACCCATGACATTTTGCGATCGCAACTGGCGGATGCCCTGGAAAGAGCCTTGCAGGGCGACGAGAGATGTGTGCTGGACTGCATGCGCTTTGCAGATCTCCTGCTCTTGCTTTTGTTCGAGGGACGCCAGGCGCTAAACCGTGGAGGAGGCGGCGCCGGCGGAGGCAGTAACAACAACCCCAATCAGGGGCAGTTGGCTCCGCGACCTAGGcgcaacaacaccaacacgGATCGCACGCACCGCCAGCTCATCGATTGCATTCGATCGAAGGATTCGGAGGCCCTACGTGAAGCCATCGAATCGGGCGGCATCGATGTCAACTGCATGGACGATGTGGGACAAACGCTCCTCAACTGGGCCTCCGCCTTTGGCACCCTGGAAATGGTCGAGTATCTGTGCGAAAAGGGTGCTGATGTGAACAAGGGGCAGCGCAGCTCGTCCCTACACTATGCCGCCTGCTTTGGTCGACCGGCAATTGCAAAAATTCTGCTCAAATTCGGTGCCTATCCGGATCTGCGTGATGAGGACGGTAAGACGCCGCTGGACAAGGCGCGCGAGAGACTAGACGACGGCCATCGCGAAGTGGCGGCCATACTGCAGTCACCCGGCGAGTGGATGTCGCCGGATCACTCGCTCCTAAACAAGGACGGCAAGAAGGGTACACTGATGGAGCCACGGGGTGATCCCGAAATGGCACCCATTTATCTGAAGGTTCTCCTACCGATCTTCTGCCGCACATTCTTGGGCTCCATGCTGGGCAGTGTGCGGCGGGCTAGCTTGGCGCTGATCAAGAAGATTGTCCAGTACGCTTATCCAACGGTGCTGCAGAGCCTCAGCGAGAGTGGCTACAGCGATGAGGGGCATGCCTCCACTTCATCGGGCCAGAATGGAGGAAATCTGCTTATAGAGGTGATCGCCAGTGTCCTGGACAATGAG gacgacgacgatggtcatttaattgttttaaacatCATTGAGGAAATTATGTGTAAGACACAAGAGGAATTTCTCGATCACTTTGCCAGACTCGGGGTGTTTGCCAAGGTTCAGGCTCTGATGGACACGGATGCCGAGGATTTGTACGTGCAATCATCGTCAGGGAGCGCAGATGAGATGGCTTCTTCGGCTCAGAAATCGTTAACCAATGTGGTGGTCAGTCCACGAGCAACTTTAG AGGATCCCATGGAGGATGCCAAAGAGATACTGCAGGGCAAGCCCTATCACTGGCGGGAGTGGAGCATTTGCCGGGGCCGTGATTGCCTGTATGTGTGGTCCGATTCGGTGGCCCTGGAGCTGTCCAATGGCTCCAACGGCTGGTTTCGCTTTATAATCGATGGCAAGCTGGCCACCATGTACTCCAGCGGAAGTCCAGAAAACGGCAATGATAGTTCGG AAAATCGTGGCGAGTTTCTGGAGAAGCTAATGCGCGCTCGCTCCTGCGTTATACCCGGCGTTGTGTCGCAGCCCATTCTGCCCACAGCGAGTGCCCTGCGCCTGGTGGTCGGCAATTGGGTCTTGCAATCCCATAAAACAAATCAACTGCAAATACACAATACCGAAGGACATCAGGTCACAGTGCTGCAGGACGATTTGCCTGGCTTCATATTCGAAAGCAATCGCGGAACCAAGCATACCTTCACGGCCGAAACTGTCCTCGGTCCCGATTTCGCTTCGGGCTGGTCCACGGCCAAGAAGAAGCGCAACAAGTCCAAGACGGAGGGCCAAAAGTTTCAGGTACGCAACTTGTCGCGCGAAATCTACAACAAATACTTCAAATCGGCGCAGACTGTGCCTCGCGGAGCGGTTGCCATTCTCACCGATATTGTGAAACAAATTGAGGTGTCGTTCGAGGAGCAGCACATGGCGCCCAATGGCAGCTGGGATGAGACCTTATCCGGCGCCCTCACCAAGCTGTGTCAATTGATACACGAGGACGGGGTGGTAAGCGCATACGAAATGCATTCGTCTGGCTTGGTCCAGGCTCTGGTGGCCGTTTTGTCGGTTAATCCTTGGGAGAATAACTCGAAGCGCAACAAAATGCAGAAACAGCGGGTGGCTGTCTTCAAGAAATGCATACTCGAGGACAGCGCTGAATCGGCGCGGACTAAGAGCACGGCCAGCATTTTGATCCAGAAACTGGTTTCCGTGTTGGAGAGCACAGAGAAGCTACCGATATATCTTTACGACACTCCCTGCACCGGCTACAGCCTGCAGATCCTCCAAAAGAGACTTCGCTTCCGCTTGGAACGCGCCGAGTGTGAGAGCACACTGTTTGATCGCTCCGGACGTACTCTGAAAATGGAGCCGCTGGCCACAATCGGGCAACTGTCCAAGTACTTGCTCAAAATGGTGGCCAAGCAGTGGTACGACCTCGACCGATCCACATACTTTTATCTAAAGAAAATACGAGAGCATCGTCCTGGTCTTGTGTTCTCGCACTCCTTCGACTTCGACGAAGAGGGTCTGCTGTTTTACATTGGCACAAATGCCAAGACCTGTGATTGGGTCAATCCCGCCCAGTACGGACTCGTCCAGGTTACCAGCTCGGAAGGCAAGACCTTGCCCTACGGCAAGCTGGAGGATATCCTCTCCCGCGACAGCATCTCGCTGAACTGTCACACGAAGGACAACAAAAAGGCCTGGTTCGCCATAGATTTGGGTGTCTACATCATACCCACGGCCTATACCCTCCGCCATGCTCGCGGCTATGGCAGGTCAGCTCTAAGGAACTGGCTGCTCCAGGGTTCAAAGGATGGCCTGACCTGGACTACGCTCAGTGCGCATGCGGATGACAAGAGTCTGATTGAGCCCGGAAGCACGGCCACGTGGCCCATTACGTGTGCAGCCTTGGATGATAGCATCAGGTACCGTCACATCAGGATCCAACAGAATGGACGCAATGCCTCTGGCCAAACCCATTACCTGAGCCTCAGCGGCTTCGAGATCTATGGCCGTGTTGTGGGCGTTGCCGATGACATTGGCAAGAGCGTCAAGGAGGCAGAAGCGAAAATAAGGCGCGAGAGGCGGCAGATTCGAGCGCAATTAAAGCACATGACCACTGGAGCGAGGGTAATCCGGGGCGTTGACTGGCGATGGGAGGATCAGGACGGTTGTGGCGGCGAGGGAACAATTACGGGCGAAATACACAACGGCTGGATCGATGTCAAGTGGGATCACGGCGTGCGCAACTCGTACCGCATGGGTGCCGAGGGGAAGTACGATCTTAAGCTGGCCGATGGCGAGTATCTGTCCATCTTCGAGGGCAATCAGTCGTCGGCCACGGGCACCATGAAGGTAAATGATAAGACCAACACCACGGCGCTTACATCGCGCAAGTCCAGCTCCACGCCATCGCTGCCCGAGGCCACGGAGAAGAATCAGAACCATCATCCCGAGGTGGGGGCATCCAACCAAACCGTTTCAGCGGATAATCTGGCCTGGAAGCAGGCCGTTGTCGTGGAGACTATAGCAGAGAATGTCTTTGCCTCCGCCAAAACACAGATTATATCCACAAACCAATTGGCAACGGCCTCCTCCCGAGAGGTTCGACCGAAGCACAAGGAGTCCGGAACAAGTCCCATGCATAAGGATAACATAAGTGGGCCCTCGCCCTTGAGTCGCGACCTGGAGCACATCTCGGATTTGTCAGCCATCAACAACTCCATGCCGGCCATTAACTCGGGCATTGTCTCTGACCTGGCCACCATTTCTGAGAACTTATCGCTGGCCGACTTGGAGTCCAAGGAGAATGTGTGCAGCAAACCATCGGAGATCCGAGATCCTTCTGATATCCAGACTCCCGCTCCCCGAGAATCGAGTgacattaaaaacatttccaaCATTGAGGAGAACAACAAGATGAATGCCAACAACTCGGTGAACAAGATCTCCAAGGAGCTGCTAGTGAATCTGCGCACCACCAACAACACAGTCACCCAGCTCTCCACCGAGGCGTTGGAAATGATTGACAAGATGCGCGATGGAGTGGATATGATCAGGAATAACTCCAACAACATACTCTCCACAGACACCTTCCCAGCTTCCTGCGCCAACCTAGGCTTGAAGAAGCAACCAAAGGGACAAGGCCTGATCAAGGCAGAGGAGAAGAATGCAAAGAAACCCAGCAGTGTGGTTTCACtgaagccagcagcagcagcgggagcggcagcaccaccaccacaacaACCAAGTGCAGATTCGCAGATTTCATCGGAAAGCGTCCCCGTTCCCAGCCAGATGATGAGCATCAGTGTGCCCAACCTGACCACAACCTCGGCTTCGGAAGTACCCACGACCTCAGAGGTGGCCACCATGCACACCGGTTTGCTGGAGACCTTCGCTGCGATTGCCCGTCGTCGCACCTCCCAGGGAACGACCAACATCCAGGACAATCAGATAATGAATGCGGCGGATGTGGTGAATGTAAGCGAGCATGGCGGCGATCAGAATGCCTCCGGCTCCTTCCTCGGACACTCGGTGACTAGCCTGGTTAAGCTGGCATTGTCCAGTAACTTCCACTCGGGATTGCTGAGCACCGCTCAGAGCTATCCCAGCTTATCTTCGAATAACACAATAAACACGGCTCCGTCATCGAATCATCCCTCGACGAATACCTCGGCGGGACAGCAGTCCGCCTCCACCATCAATCACACGCTAACCATGAGTCTGACCTCCACATCCAGCGACAGTGAGCAAGTGTCCCTCGAGGACTTCTTGGAGAGCTGTCGGGCACCGGCCTTGTTGGGCGACCTGGACGATGAGGACGACATGGACGAGGACAACGATGAGGAGGAGAACGAAGACGAATACGAGGAGGTGGGCAACACGCTGCTTCAGGTCATGGTGTCCCGCAACCTGCTAACCTTTATGGATGACGAGGCTTTGGAGAACAGGCTGGTGGGTGTGACCACCAAGCGCAAGTCCTGGGATGATGAGTTCGTTCTCAAGAGGCAATTCTCCGCTTTGATACCAGCATTTGACCCTCGACCGGGCCGCACAAACGTGAATCAGACCTCGGACCTGGAACTGCCTCCCATCGGGGCTGAGGAGTCGCCCAAGCCACAGCCCAGTGGCCATGAAACAATTGAGCAGCCATTGCTTGGCTTGAAGTTGCGGGGTCCAGGAATCGGGGGTATTCCCGAGGTGGAAATCGATCTGAACAACACGGACTGGACCATCTTTAGGGCCGTGCAGGAGTTACTGCAATGCAGTCAGTTGAACAAGCTGGACAAGTTCCGAAAGATATGGGAGCCCACGTACACCATTGTATACCGGGAGGTGTCGCCAGAGGCACAGGAAACCGTGGAGGATCTTGCCCAAACGCCGGATGTCTCATCAAAAAGTGGAGCATCCACTTTGTCGCCCAACTCCCCAATGCATCTCGGTTTTAATATAGCGGACAATAACCATATGTGCTCCGTAGACGACGTTCTCGAGTTGCTCACCCAAATCAATGCCCTCAATCAGAACGATATCGAGAATTCGGATATGGAACACGGTGGTGGTCCACCGCTATCCGAAGATCTTTTCATCAGCAAGAAGATCACAAACAAGTTGCAACAGCAAATCCAAGATCCATTGGTACTCTCCAGCAACGCTTTGCCCAATTGGTGCGAGAACCTGAATCAATCGTGTCCGTTCCTGTTTCCCTTCGAGACGAGGCAACTGTACTTTAACTGCACATCATTTGGGGCCTCGAGGAGCATTGTTTGCCTGCAATCTCAGCGGGATGTCACCGTGGAAAGACAGCGGATACCTATAATGAGTCCTCGCCGCGATGATCACGAATTCCGCATTGGACGCCTAAAGCACGAGCGCGTTAAAGTTCCTCGCAACGAGGACCTGCTGAAGTGGGCCATGCAGGTTATGAAGACGCACAGCAACAGGAAGTCTGTGCTGGAGGTGGAGTTTTTGGATGAGGAAGGAACTGGCCTGGGGCCCACACTGGAGTTTTATGCCCTTGTTGCGGCAGAAATTCAACGCTCCGATCTCTGCATGTGGCTCTGTGACGAGGAGTTGGGTCAGGATAAGGAAATCCCCCCGGATGCCATTGAAGCAAGTTCAAAGCCCGTGGGGTACTACGTAAACCGAAGGGAGCATGGCCTGTTCCCAGCACCGCTGCCTCAGAACACCGAGATAAGTGAGAAGGTCCTGAAATACTTTTGGTTCTTCGGGGTTTTCGTTGCCAAGGTACTGCAGGACATGCGTTTGGTGGACATACCGTTGTCCACATCATTTCTGCAATTGCTTTGCCACAACAAAGTGCTGTCGCGTAATCTCCACAAAGTAATTTCGGACCGACGAAACGGCGATCTCTCTGTCGTGTCCGAAGAGGAATCTGACATTCTGGACACGTGCACCAAGCTATTGCGAACGGATGGCAATAAATCGAATGCCTTTGGGGGCATTCTGTCCTTGGAGAACTTGAAAGAAATCGATCCGACTCGTTATCAATTCCTGCAGGAGTTGCAAAATCTCATAATGCGCAAGCAAGCAATTGATTTTGACGACACTCTCAGCGCCGAAAGGAAGCAAGAACTGATCGACGAGCTAAAGTTACACACCCAAAATGGCCTGGAAGTATCCCTGGAGGACTTGGCACTTACGTTCACGTATTCGCCCAGCTCCTCCGTTTACGGTTATGAACAGGCCGATTTGCTGCCGGATGGATCCTCGGTGAATGTCACCATCAACAACTTGGAGGCATATTGCGAGTTGCTAATGAACTTCATCCTGCAAGATGGCATTGCGCAACAGATGAAGGCATTTAGCGATGGGTTCAACGAGGTGTTCCCTCTGAAAAAGCTGGCCGCCTTCACGCCCTCGGAGGCGCGAATGATGATTTGTGGCGAACAGTTCCCCCATTGGAGCCGCgaagatattatttcatatacTGAACCAAAACTTGGCTACAACAAAGACAG CCCTGGCTTCCAACGTTTTGTTAACGTTCTGTTGAGCATGTCGGGCGACGAAAGGAAAGCCTTTCTTCAATTCACAACCGGCTGCAGTAGTCTGCCTCCGGGTGGACTCGCTAACCTACATCCCAGACTGACAGTTGTCCGGAAGGTGGATGCCGGCGTTGGTAGCTATCCGTCGGTGAACACCTGCGTTCACTACCTGAAACTTCCGGATTACCCAACCGAGGAGATAATGAAGGAGCGCTTGTTAACGGCAACTAAGGAAAAGgggtttcatttaaattaa